The Pseudomonas sp. FP198 genomic interval GCATCGCCGCCAACTACAACGGCCCGGGATTTTCCGACATGCACTTTCGGACACTCGCTACCGATGCGGCGGGCTTCGACAAGTGGGTCGCCAATGTGCGGGCAGGGCAGGGGCGGTTGGACAAGGACAGTTATGCCCGGCTTGCCAAGCCGACGTTCAAGCATCCGGTGGAGCATTACGCATCGGTCCAGCCGGACTTGTTCCAGAGCATCATCGACAAGTACGAAGGCATGAATCGTTCCCGTGAAGTAGAGCATCGGATGCACGACATGCAGGGCAGCATCGAGTCTCCCGTCGGGACTCAAAGATCCGCGCAGGAGTAAGACATGTTTGGAAAACTGACGCTTGAGGCGATCCCGACGGATGAGCCGATCATCATGTGGACGCTGGCAGTGGTGGGCCTGATCGCCTTGGCCGGCATGGGCGCCATCACCTACTACCGCAAATGGACCTATCTGTGGAAAGAGTGGTTTACCTCGGTGGACCACAAGCGCATCGGCGTGATGTACATCGTCGTGGCGCTGGTAATGCTGCTGCGCGGTTTCTCCGACGCGATCATGATGCGCACGCAACAGGCCATGGCGTCCGACGGTTCGCCCGGTTACCTGCCGCCGGAACACTACGACCAGATCTTCACTGCCCACGGCGTGATCATGATTTTTTTCATGGCGATGCCGCTGGTGGTGGGCTTGATGAACATCGTCGTGCCGTTGCAGATCGGCGCCCGGGACGTGGCGTTCCCGTTCCTCAACGCGTTGAGTTTCTGGCTGTTCGTGGCCGGCGCGATGCTGGTGAATATTTCCCTGGCGATCGGCGAGTTCGCGCGCACCGGTTGGGTCGCCTATCCGCCGTTATCCGGGTTGTCCTACAGCCCCGGGGTCGGGGTGGACTACTACATATGGTCATTGCAGATATCCGGCGTCGGGACGCTGCTCACCGGGGTAAATTTCTTCGTCACCATCCTGAAAATGCGCACGCCGGGCATGACCCTTTTCCGCATGCCGGTGTTCACCTGGACGGTGCTGTGTACCGCCGTGCTGATTCTGGCGTCGTTCCCGATCCTCACCGCGACGCTGTTCATGCTCAGCCTCGACCGCTATCTGGACATGCACTTCTTCACTAACGAGCTGGGCGGCAACCCGATGATGTACGTCAACCTCATCTGGGCCTGGGGCCACCCGGAGGTATACATCCTGATCCTGCCGGCGTTCGGTATTTTCTCCGAGGTGGCTTCCACTTTCAGCCGCAAGCGTCTGTTCGGGTATCACTCGCTGGTGTGGGCGACGATTGTCATCACCATCCTGTCGTTCATCGTCTGGGTGCACCACTTCTTCACCATGGGCTCGGGGGCGAGCGTCAACGCGTTCTTCGGCATCATGACCATGATCATCGCCGTGCCCACCGGGGTGAAAATATTCACCTGGCTGTTCACCATGTATCGCGGGCGCGTGCGCTTCGAAACGCCGATGCTGTGGACCGTCGGCTTCATTGTCACTTTCAGCATCGGCGGCATGACCGGGGTGCTGCTGGCGGTGCCCGGGGCGGATTTCCTGCTGCACAACAGCCTGTTTCTGATCGCGCACTTTCATAACGTGATCATCGGCGGCGCCGTGTTCGGCTACCTGTGTGGACTGACTTACTGGTTCCCCAAGGCGTTCGGCTTCAAGCTTCACGATCGCCTGGGCCGGGCAGCGTTCTGGTGCTGGATCATCGGTTTCTACTTCGCCTTCATGCCGTCCTACTTCCTTGGCTTCATGGGCATGACCCGGCGCCTCAACCATTTCGACGTACCCGAATGGCGGCCCTGGCTGGAGCTGGAGTTGCTCGGCGTCGGCATCATCCTCTGCGGCGTGGTCTGCCAGATCCTGCAGTTCTATTTCAGCATTCGCCAGCGTCACCAGAACCGTGACCTGACAGGCGATCCGTGGGACGGTCGCACCCTGGAATGGTCCACCGCCTCGCCGCCGCCGTTCTACAACTTCGCCCAACAACCGGTGGTCGAGGGCATCGACGCCTACTGGGGCATGAAGGAGCGCGGCCAGAAGACCGCCGTCGAAGCCGACTTCCAAGCCATCCACATGCCGCGCAACACCGCGATGGGCCTGGTCATCAGCCTGTTCAGCCTGATCATGTGCTTCGCCCTGGTCTGGCATATCTGGTGGCTGGCCATCGTCGGGCTGGTCGCGACCATCGGTGGGGTGATCTGGCGCAGCGCCGACGACGACATCGATTACTACGTGCCCGCCGAAGAGGTAGCGCGCATCGAAAACCAACGTATCAAGGCACTGGCGGAGGCTTGATCCATGTCCAATCTCGTTCAGCCACACGCCACCGCGCCGGAATCCGAACACGGTCACTCGGACGCAAGCTCCATGACCCTGTTCGGGTTCTGGATCTACCTGATGACCGACTGCATTCTGTTCGCGACGCTATTCGCGACCTATGCGGTACTCGGTCAGAGCGTCGCCGGCGGGCCCGGCGCCGCCGATATCTTCGAATTGCCCTACGTCCTCACGGAAACTTTCATCCTGCTGTTCAGCAGCATCACCTACGGCTTCGCCATGCTCGCGCTGAGCGCCGGGAACAAGCAGAGGGTATTGGCCTGGCTCGGCCTGACCTTCGTCCTGGGCCTGGCGTTCATCGGCATGGAAATCCATGAGTTCCAGAAACTCATCGCCGAAGGCTACGGCCCCAGCCGCAGCGCCTTCCTCACCGGCTTCTTCACGCTGGTGGGTACTCACGGCCTGCACGTCGCCACGGGGCTGCTGTGGATGGCCGTGCTGATGTTCCAGGTGCAACGCAACGGCCTGACCACCGTCAACGCCACCCGCCTGGGCTGCCTGAGCCTGTTCTGGCACTTCCTCGACGTGGTCTGGATCTGTGTGTTTACCGTGGTCTATCTGTTTGGAGTGATGTAATGAGCAGTCATCAAAGCAGCGTCGATGCCAGCCACGGCAGCGCAAAATCCTACCTCACCGGTTTCGTTCTGTCGGTCATCCTCACCGTTATCCCGTTCGCCCTGGTGATGTATCCCACATTGCCCAAGCCCTTGACGGCCGGGATCGTGGCGATCTTTGCGGTGATCCAGATCGTTGTGCACCTGATCTATTTCCTGCATTTGAACTTCTCATCGCAACAACGCTGGAACCTGACGGCCCTGGTGTTCTCGACCGTGGTGATTGCGCTGTTGGTGGGGCTGTCGCTGTGGATCATGTACAGCGTGCATCACAACATGCTGGCGCATTGAGCGCATTGAGCGCATTGAGCGCATTGAGCGCAGGGGGCACCTGGCACGCAGGCGCCTGCGGCAAGCCAGGTGTTCGCGATGGCGCGCCACGGTAATAGTGGATATGCCGCAATAAATCTGGCTAAAGTCGCCGGTGCTCTCGACAAGGACGTGCCGGATGGATCTTTTCTCGTGGTTGGGTGAGTGGGCTTTCGCCCCCACGCAATGGCTGGTGATCGGGCTGGCCATTACCCTGGCCTACATCGTGTTCGGCATCGCCAGGTTCGGCACGGCGCTGGTGGCCGCGCCTATCCTGCTGCTGTACATGCCACTGGCGAAAATCATCCCGCTGCTGGTGCTGCTGGATTTTGTCGCGGCATTCGGCAACTTGTTGCCATCGCGTCGGGACGTCGCCCGGCCCGAGTTGCTGCGATTGTTGCCGTGCATGGCGGTGG includes:
- the cyoD gene encoding cytochrome o ubiquinol oxidase subunit IV, encoding MSSHQSSVDASHGSAKSYLTGFVLSVILTVIPFALVMYPTLPKPLTAGIVAIFAVIQIVVHLIYFLHLNFSSQQRWNLTALVFSTVVIALLVGLSLWIMYSVHHNMLAH
- the cyoC gene encoding cytochrome o ubiquinol oxidase subunit III, giving the protein MSNLVQPHATAPESEHGHSDASSMTLFGFWIYLMTDCILFATLFATYAVLGQSVAGGPGAADIFELPYVLTETFILLFSSITYGFAMLALSAGNKQRVLAWLGLTFVLGLAFIGMEIHEFQKLIAEGYGPSRSAFLTGFFTLVGTHGLHVATGLLWMAVLMFQVQRNGLTTVNATRLGCLSLFWHFLDVVWICVFTVVYLFGVM
- the cyoB gene encoding cytochrome o ubiquinol oxidase subunit I; this translates as MFGKLTLEAIPTDEPIIMWTLAVVGLIALAGMGAITYYRKWTYLWKEWFTSVDHKRIGVMYIVVALVMLLRGFSDAIMMRTQQAMASDGSPGYLPPEHYDQIFTAHGVIMIFFMAMPLVVGLMNIVVPLQIGARDVAFPFLNALSFWLFVAGAMLVNISLAIGEFARTGWVAYPPLSGLSYSPGVGVDYYIWSLQISGVGTLLTGVNFFVTILKMRTPGMTLFRMPVFTWTVLCTAVLILASFPILTATLFMLSLDRYLDMHFFTNELGGNPMMYVNLIWAWGHPEVYILILPAFGIFSEVASTFSRKRLFGYHSLVWATIVITILSFIVWVHHFFTMGSGASVNAFFGIMTMIIAVPTGVKIFTWLFTMYRGRVRFETPMLWTVGFIVTFSIGGMTGVLLAVPGADFLLHNSLFLIAHFHNVIIGGAVFGYLCGLTYWFPKAFGFKLHDRLGRAAFWCWIIGFYFAFMPSYFLGFMGMTRRLNHFDVPEWRPWLELELLGVGIILCGVVCQILQFYFSIRQRHQNRDLTGDPWDGRTLEWSTASPPPFYNFAQQPVVEGIDAYWGMKERGQKTAVEADFQAIHMPRNTAMGLVISLFSLIMCFALVWHIWWLAIVGLVATIGGVIWRSADDDIDYYVPAEEVARIENQRIKALAEA